The Anolis carolinensis isolate JA03-04 chromosome 2, rAnoCar3.1.pri, whole genome shotgun sequence genome has a window encoding:
- the LOC134296664 gene encoding nanos homolog 2-like, producing MGGSNVKGLEPLPLYIKQRLRLQYVAFSVCPHQGRIGTMLSRSAMHVPHYAPSMFREFDRWKGYLSLAKVVTEIIAERKKVPFPSQSLDTMEYDMQLVLNEDNFETASQWVNGSSSSSKSSKGSANGQASQNKEICNFCKHNGESKQVYSSHRLKGMDGTVECPILRKYTCPLCGATGEKAHTLKYCPLSQGKRSLYRKCGRNSAGRKVWRMEAQFS from the exons atgggagggtccaatgtgaaaggtttggaacccctccccttatatataaaacaaagactccgcctccaatatgtggcattcagtgtgtgtccacaccagggtagaattggcaccatgctctccagatcagccatgcacgtgccacattatgccccttccatgttcagggagtttgacagatggaagggctatctgagccttgcgaaagtggttacggagatcatcgcggaacgcaagaaggtcccatttccatctcagagtttggacacaatggagtacgacatgcagctagtcctcaacgaggacaactttgaaacagcatcacaatgggttaatggaagcagttccagcagcaagagctccaaaggtagtgccaatggccaggcttcccaaaacaaggagatttgcaatttctgcaaacacaacggggaatccaagcaggtctattcgtcccaccggctgaaggggatggacggcaccgtggagtgccccatcttgcgcaaatacacctgtccgctctgcggtgccacgggcgaaaaggcccatactttaaaatactgcccactgagccaagggaagaggtcgctgtatcgcaagtgcggacgtaactcggctggacgcaag gtttggagaatggaagcccaattctcttag